From a region of the Besnoitia besnoiti strain Bb-Ger1 chromosome I, whole genome shotgun sequence genome:
- a CDS encoding hypothetical protein (encoded by transcript BESB_003430), whose product MDDFQLRPLEPDDEEADAHNDDTFGDDGGAVGDDWKPDARAVGAFEAMHARVRGPNVQGARGGSCPEERHLVSGAASQLGAHSSRLAENERELGAPCPRSLADAHAFPPRDMLGHARGFEESPLPAFFDGGQPGPSSRHDAPSAPQRRAGRGHEAEDSRAGEGVDFYDQGAAGAYRPRGAPFLGRPALSPGGGGAPSSDAAGTRRQMAPEDRPASAAVFPPPHLPSSRRSAATEQLDKMILLKRQQHQLHGLSGSAHGALGGVDASGGPARPPRAGSPDVDGQLRDLVHTHPPPGDRGRASAPASQGDIAARFGRPGEEGAGGERDGRLHAGADRQPLQHESEAQGHPVPPSRIPFASPSGAAPPDGSALHPHGPQGGGELRGGPNVAQDSLTSLSSYLGWPPAEEDERMVQNLLKDANVTAAALAALSAAEAAVAAARAQQRGGVPSCSVSVNVSCSSYSQSGPDAARAVPASASTYRAMSPRSGSEAGGFVASHSRQVPSPAYEEGREGRDAHLDASLAPRLRHAGMPTDDADGRDERDRFPRPFATPGASAPGAALERLPHPHAVALAAPFAAGARSLPPHQPLVVMTEADLLKLMNVKPLHPKPSPGAGPSAHLHAPRADESAGLRGGPEPLPAAGLVSGPQYPADGFRRGTRGEDYAHMRDSRPAGRQGPPPPYPEDFHQTSGELRRQRGVVEPQALGRRPQQGRGSGMGRDPFSACRPPSGRQVGRRPSAGGRGDGRSPSPLPLSSTTPATSSGRERDGRGRGGDVAGAALVQEDKARGVEHQRAVLAALRASSLFPLTKAHQDWVVRQRLADLPPFRLRSRSAAPTPALSADRGPAPQAAASLPAGAYARAGSGRGAAGVSKPAGGGKRECLMTSFDLDHILRMHLAQMAKLPQLQRCSGRWNFRFLMRHQHLGAGPSSAAAGSAAGGGRSASPMDGALERGEQHGSSGGGILATLPSSSLGLEKEILRVFQRQQQEYELLKQHREAWGGRAKGGGLTEVGRRRRAGDASDEEEDEAFSDWPRPPASLPLQFVQRSQAGIGLTISTSRLHHLLLGSLSFSDAAELLQLYVSPTLLLGAANSKHKALGDGKREASLLAALEEDDEELAVEGRGDEDKGAGALTQVEKAQRRLQKKFGKQTYSTVRQPRNCIHLAPSGGHALSQLHATHTTTGAAEEALEDGAERATAVRHQGRDLEAEKDAREAATKRVRALVCGVSATSGGQEKAPGASSAAADGVLARRVVEDAYDLLLEAAALQTEIMECPASHVAARTRLQEQQQHLMMELFEIVTLRHHLAAADSALATSAVATLYFLPFLVDAHIPAASDIATYHWRFLQLQQLQLAESRQPELRAQLEELRAQFSAEMEHGRASSRWMLAGVYALPKGRRLLARALRLMPDAATAALLQILLSSPAILRDICATVDAVLLGVRRARPQAKCRGGEPDKDGAEGSARDKTGQASRHVASATLLDELLLLHDASVAQRGGGAHRGKTHELVSSLVEKSHDEMDDDGEGPACGLYLRLVSRLLQLSSRDGSPRAAAISAAFLVGVCEQMAWGWTVDEAAELLRFRSGCCLLSLLLQLLPAPSSLTGYQERTAALPFLSLVVSGLVRAVQATDKEAANAEEDKKKAPEVLLPFIQTVVQQARAEETRAKAITVAVMELLGAAGAQAMFSSFLSYSA is encoded by the exons ATGGACGACTTTCAGCTGCGTCCCCTGGAGCCCGATGatgaggaggcggacgcccATAATGACGATACATTCGGCGACGATGGAGGCGCTGTCG GCGACGACTGGAAGCCGGACGCGAGGGCGGTGGGCGCGTTCGAGGCGATGCACGCGCGGGTTCGCGGGCCGAATGTTCAGGGCGCGCGGGGAGGCTCCTGCCCGGAAGAGAGACACCTGGTCTCTGGTGCCGCGTCGCAGCTCGGGGCGCATTCTtcgcggctggcggagaACGAGCGAGAACTGGGTGCTCCCTGTCCGCGTTCCCTGGCTGACGCACACGCTTTTCCGCCGAGAGACATGCTCGGGCACGCGCGGGGCTTTGAAGAGTCGCCGCTTCCTGCTTTCTTCGACGGTGGACAACCCGGGCCTTCCTCACGCCATgatgcgccttccgcgcctcagagacgcgcggggcgcgggcacgaggccgaagactcgcgcgccggcgaaggcgtcgacTTCTACGATCAAGGCGCTGCTGGTGCGTAccgaccgcgaggcgcgccgtttCTCGGCCGCCCAGCTCTGTCTCCAGGCGGTGGAGGCGCCCCTTCCTCTGACGCTGCAGGCACGCGCCGGCAGATGGCGCCCGAAGACAggccggcgtccgccgccgtctttcCGCCGCCCCACCTGCCCTCGTCTCGCCGGTCCGCAGCGACTGAGCAACTCGACAAAATGATTCTCCTGAAGCGACAACAGCACCAGCTGCATGGCCTGTCTGGCTCAGCCCACGGGGCGCTGGGGGGTGTGGACGCCTCAGGGGGGCCTGCTCGCCCCCCACGCGCAGGCTCGCCGGACGTCGACGGCCAGCTTCGGGATCTGGTGCACACGCACCCGCCTCCAGGGGACAGAGggcgtgcgtctgcgcctgccagCCAGGGGGACATTGCCGCTCGATTCGGGCGTccgggcgaggaaggcgcgggcggagagcgcgacggGCGGCTCCACGCCGGAGCGGACaggcagcctctgcagcacGAGTCTGAAGCACAGGGCCACCCGGTGCCGCCCAGCAGAAttcccttcgcctcgccctctggagcggcgccgccggacgGGTCTGCGCTCCACCCCCACGGCCCGCAGGGGGgaggcgagctccgcggggGCCCGAACGTGGCGCAGGACTCCCTGACGAGTCTGTCAAGCTACTTGGGGTGGCCTCCGgctgaggaagacgagcggATGGTTCAAAACCTGTTGAAGGACGCGAACGTCACGGCCGCGGCTTTGGCGGCGCTttccgcagcggaggcggcagtggctgcggcgcgcgcccagcagagaggaggcgtgCCGTCCTGCTCAGTCAGTGTAAACGTCTCCTGTTCGTCCTACTCGCAGTCGGGACCCGACGCTGCTCGCGCGGTGCCCGCGTCAGCCTCCACGTACCGCGCGATGTCGCCGCGCTCTGGAAGCGAGGCTGGCGGTTTTGTGGCGTCGCACTCGCGTCAGGtcccgtcgcccgcgtaCGAGGAGGGGCGAGAGGGTCGAGACGCGCACCTGGATgcgagcctcgcgccccGCCTGCGGCACGCGGGGATGCCCACGGATGACGCCGACGGACGAGATGAGAGAGACCGCTTCCCGCGGCCGTTCGCGACGCCCGGGGCGAGCGCCCCCGGGGCTGCGCTCGAGCGCCTGCCTCACCCCCACGCCGTGGCCCTGGCGGCGCCCTTCGCAGCGGGTGCGAGGAGCTTGCCGCCGCACCAACCCCTCGTGGTGATGACGGAGGCGGATCTCCTCAAACTGATGAATGTGAAGCCGCTGCACCCGAAGCCTTCTCCGGGCGCAGGTCCATCCGCGCAtctgcacgcgcctcgcgcagacgaaAGCGCCGGTCTGCGCGGGGGTCCGGAGCCATTGCCCGCTGCGGGGCTCGTTTCTGGGCCGCAGTACCCTGCCGacggcttccgccgcgggaCTCGAGGGGAAGACTACGCGCATATGCGCGACTCGCGGCCCGCCGGTCGCCAgggtcctccgccgccctaTCCGGAGGACTTCCATCAGACGTCCGGCGAGctccgcaggcagagaggcgtgGTCGAGCCTCAAGCGCTTGGCAGACGCCCGCAGCAGGGCCGCGGGTCGGGAATGGGGCGCGACCCTTTTTCGGCGTGCCGCCCTCCGTCGGGGCGCCAGGTGGGGCGAcgcccctccgcgggcggccgaggcgacgGGCGATCGCCTTCGCcactgcctctctcctcgacgacgccggcCACGTCGTCTGGGCGCGAGCGTGAcggtcgcggacgcggaggagacgttgcaggcgcggcgctggtcCAGGAAGACAAGGCGCGTGGCGTGGAGCACCAGAGAGCCGTCCTtgcagcgctgcgcgcgtcttcgcttttCCCGCTCACGAAAGCCCACCAGGACTGGGTGGTTCGCCAGCGGCTCGCGGACCTGCCCCcctttcgtcttcgctcgcgctctgcagctcccACGCCCGCCCTCAGCGCGGACCGGggccccgcgccgcaggctgcagcgtctctgcCGGCCGGCGCCTATGCGCGCGCCGGTTCagggcgcggggcggcgggggtcTCGAagcccgcgggcggcgggaagCGCGAGTGTTTGATGACGTCGTTCGACTTGGATCACATTCTGCGGATGCATTTGGCGCAGATGGCGAAGCTGCctcagctgcagcgctgctCAGGGCGCTGGAACTTTCGATTCCTCATGCGCCACCAGCACCTTGGGGCGGGCCCGTCgagcgcagctgccggctcggccgctggcggcgggcgaagTGCGTCGCCGATGGATGGCGCACTTGAGAGGGGGGAGCAGCACGGGTCGTCGGGAGGGGGTATCTTGGCCAcgctgccttcgtcctctctcggcCTTGAAAAGGAGATTCTCCGCGTGTttcagcgccagcagcaggagtacgagctgctgaagcagcaCCGCGAGGCCTGGGGCGGCAgggcgaagggcggcggcctgACTGAGGtcggacgccggcgcagagcgggcgacgcgagcgacgaggaggaggatgaAGCCTTCTCTGACTGGCCACGACcccccgcctcgcttccgctGCAGTTTGTTCAGCGGTCGCAGGCCGGCATCGGCCTGACGATCTCGACAAGTCGCCTGCATCACTTGCTGTTGGGCAGTCTGAGTTTTTCTGACGCAGCTGAACTCCTGCAGCTCTACGTGTCGCCGACGTTGCTGCTGGGCGCCGCGAACTCGAAGCACAAGGCGCTTGGCGACGGCAAGCGAGAGGcgagtctcctcgcggcgctggaggaggacgacgaagagtTGGCCGTtgaggggcgcggcgacgaggacaaAGGCGCAGGGGCGCTCACGCAGGttgagaaggcgcagaggcgcctgcagaagaaaTTCGGGAAGCAGACGTACTCCACcgtgcgccagccgcgcaaCTGCATCcacctcgcgccctccggcggACATGCCTTGTCGCAGCTTCACGCGACGCACACGACGACGGGCGCTGCTGAGGAGGCCCTcgaagacggcgcagagagagccacCGCAGTCAGGCACCAAGGGCGCGAcctcgaggcggagaaagacgccAGGGAGGCAGCCACCAAGCGCGTCCGAGCT CTGGTGTGCGGCGTATCGGCGACCTCTGGCGGCCAGGAAAAGGCCCCTGGGGCGagctctgcagcggcagacggcgtTCTGGCGCGGCGAGTCGTGGAGGACGCATACGACTTGTtgctcgaggctgcggcgctgcaaaCCGAGATCATG GAGTGCCCAGCGAGCCacgtggcggcgcgcacgcgcctgcaggagcagcagcagcacctgATGATGGAGCTCTTTGAGATTGTGACGCTTCGTCATCACTTGGCGGCTGCGGactcggcgctggcgactTCGGCGGTCGCGACTCTGTACTTCTTGCCCTTCCTGGTCGACGCGCATATTCCGGCGGCCTCAGACATCGCCACTTACCACTGGCGCTTcctccagctgcagcagctgcagctggcggagaGTCGGCAGCCtgagctccgcgcgcagctggaggagctccgcgcgcagtTCTCGGCCGAAATGGAGCATGGGCGGGCGTCCTCGAGGTGGatgctcgccggcgtctACGCGCTGCCGAAGGGCCGCCGCCTACTGGCGCGTGCACTGCGCCTGATGCCagacgccgccaccgccgcgctgctacagattctcctctcctcgccggcgatACTCCGCGACATTTGCGCGACGGTCGACGCGGTACTGCTgggcgtgcgccgcgcgcggccgcaggcgaagtgccgcggcggcgagcccgacAAAGACGGGGCGGAGGGGTCGGCGAGAGACAAGACAGGCCAGGCATCGAGACACGTCGCGTCTGCGACACTGCTGGAcgagctgcttcttcttcacgaCGCAAGCGTCGCTCAGCGGGGCGGTGGCGCGCACAGAGGGAAGACCCACGAGCTGGTGAGCTCGCTGGTTGAGAAGAGCCACGACGAGATGGatgacgacggcgaggggcCTGCGTGCGGCCTCTACTTGCGGCTCGTTTCccgcctcctgcagctcTCTAGTCGAGACGGtagcccgcgcgcggccgccatcagcgccgccttcctggTTGGCGTGTGTGAACAAATGGCGTGGGGATGGACTGtcgacgaggccgccgagcttCTACGCTTCCGG AgcggctgctgtctcctctcgctgcttctccagctgctgccggccCCGTCCTCGTTGACGGGTTACCAGGA GCGCACTGCGGCTCTCCCGTTCCTGTCGCTCGTGGTTTCTGGCCTCGTGCGGGCGGTGCAAGCGACCGacaaggaggcggcgaacgccgaggaggacAAAAAAAAGGCCCCTGAAGTGCTCCTCCCGTTCATTCAGACTGTCGTCCAgcaagcgcgcgcggaggaaacTCGAGCCAAAGCTATAACCGTCGCAGTCAT GGAGCTCCTCggtgcggccggcgcgcaggcgatgttttcttctttcctcagCTACTCAGCTTGA